A window of the Chitinophagales bacterium genome harbors these coding sequences:
- a CDS encoding TonB-dependent receptor, with translation MVCQIGVIKGKVIDAKTKKPLVGAIISLGNDDVTKTTTDSSGKFEISIANYQNETIYVSYEGYKLIEKKVSLKPNETRTINFEMSSYSIKLRETKITSKRNKERSKDELVTEIEVNTEQTNPSGNIENVLKFQGMGVGGNNELGSQFSVRGGSFDENLLYVNDFEVYRPLLIRNAQQEGLSFANSQLVQNMKFSSGGFSPEYGDKLSSVLDIQYKKPKNWAGSLEAGLLGVNGHIEGSLFDKKLNILTGIRYRNNAYLLGSQETKGQYTPEFLDIQSNLHFQPSSKLDFESLSVISFNKFSIIPSDRETNFGLANFALTYRVAYSGQEIDRYQNWMQANSITFKPNPNLKIKLAGAYYHIDEKQYFDITGQYAIGEIETDVNSSNYQGFKNVFGSGTFQNWGRESYQANLMHGHLSLAALLGKHTLKLGVKVKNEEFQMRLSSWDRLDSAGYNIPSNSNQVLLLNPIRADYQFTGQRLEFYLQDQWTIQISDKKSFSILGGIRGNYWSINKEFFVSPRLQMIYKTNPKTSFYAAVGSYNQTPFIREMINERGQLITNVKSQKSLHYIAGVDVIMRILKRPFKFTTEAYYKHMWDVNTYQYNNVLVRYAAKNNVIAYARGIDLRLQGEFVKDAESWINIGILDTREFNGANVFMKYRDTTGKEVYDKRYAQGGVRDSFLETQGYIQRPNNQFLMVNIFFQDYIPQLPSFKVNLSLTLASGLPFGVPNSEVYRNQFNLLAYKRLDIGFAFRIYDSEKKKKPKSMIKNIWATLDVFNAVDFFNQVSMNWIQDYTGNQFAVPNYLTGRRFNGRIMVKF, from the coding sequence TTGGTCTGTCAGATTGGGGTCATTAAAGGCAAGGTGATAGATGCTAAAACCAAGAAACCCCTTGTAGGTGCTATTATTTCCCTAGGTAATGATGATGTCACTAAAACTACCACAGACTCTAGTGGAAAATTTGAAATCAGTATAGCTAACTATCAAAATGAAACGATATATGTGAGCTATGAGGGTTATAAGCTGATAGAGAAAAAAGTTTCTCTCAAACCGAATGAAACGAGAACGATAAACTTTGAGATGTCGAGCTATTCTATTAAGCTCAGAGAGACAAAAATTACCTCTAAACGCAATAAGGAGAGAAGTAAAGATGAACTAGTCACAGAAATAGAAGTCAACACCGAGCAGACCAATCCTTCAGGAAATATTGAGAATGTGTTGAAATTTCAAGGAATGGGCGTAGGAGGCAATAATGAACTGGGAAGTCAATTTTCTGTACGAGGTGGTAGTTTTGACGAAAATCTCCTCTATGTCAATGACTTTGAAGTATACAGACCGCTCCTTATACGCAATGCGCAGCAGGAAGGTCTTAGCTTCGCTAATAGTCAACTCGTTCAGAATATGAAATTCTCTTCTGGTGGGTTTTCTCCTGAATACGGAGATAAATTGAGTTCTGTTCTCGATATTCAATACAAGAAACCAAAAAATTGGGCAGGATCACTAGAAGCTGGACTACTCGGTGTCAATGGGCATATAGAAGGCTCTCTTTTTGATAAAAAATTAAATATACTGACAGGAATACGATATCGAAACAATGCCTATTTGCTAGGCAGTCAGGAAACCAAAGGACAATATACTCCCGAGTTTCTAGACATACAGAGCAATTTACATTTTCAACCCTCTAGCAAGCTAGACTTCGAGTCACTTTCGGTTATTTCATTTAATAAATTCAGTATCATACCGAGTGACCGTGAGACTAATTTCGGCTTAGCTAATTTTGCGCTTACCTATCGTGTAGCCTACTCTGGTCAGGAAATAGATCGTTATCAAAATTGGATGCAGGCGAATTCTATTACCTTCAAACCAAATCCGAATTTAAAAATTAAACTAGCTGGAGCCTATTATCATATCGATGAAAAGCAATATTTCGATATCACAGGACAATATGCTATTGGTGAAATAGAGACAGACGTCAATTCTAGCAATTATCAAGGATTCAAAAATGTATTCGGCAGTGGTACCTTTCAAAACTGGGGCAGAGAGAGTTATCAGGCAAATTTAATGCATGGTCATTTGAGTTTGGCAGCTCTACTAGGAAAACATACTCTAAAACTAGGAGTTAAGGTTAAAAATGAAGAATTTCAAATGCGTTTGAGTTCATGGGATAGACTGGATAGTGCGGGGTATAATATTCCAAGTAATTCCAATCAGGTCTTACTTCTCAATCCTATTCGAGCAGATTATCAGTTCACCGGCCAACGACTGGAATTCTATCTTCAAGACCAGTGGACCATCCAAATATCTGATAAAAAAAGCTTCAGTATTCTAGGAGGTATCAGAGGAAATTATTGGAGTATCAATAAAGAATTCTTCGTGAGTCCACGACTTCAAATGATCTATAAAACCAATCCTAAAACATCATTTTACGCTGCCGTGGGCTCCTATAACCAGACCCCGTTTATTAGAGAAATGATCAATGAAAGAGGACAATTAATCACCAATGTCAAATCTCAGAAATCGCTACACTACATAGCTGGTGTAGATGTTATCATGAGAATACTTAAGCGACCATTTAAATTTACTACCGAAGCGTATTATAAACATATGTGGGACGTCAATACTTATCAGTACAACAATGTCTTGGTGCGTTATGCTGCGAAAAATAACGTCATAGCTTATGCACGTGGTATTGATTTGAGATTACAGGGTGAATTTGTAAAAGATGCTGAAAGTTGGATTAACATTGGTATTCTGGATACAAGAGAATTTAATGGGGCAAATGTATTTATGAAATACAGAGATACCACAGGAAAAGAAGTTTATGACAAACGTTATGCCCAGGGAGGAGTGCGAGACTCTTTTTTAGAAACCCAAGGATATATTCAGCGACCAAACAATCAATTCCTAATGGTGAATATTTTCTTTCAAGATTATATACCACAGTTGCCGAGTTTCAAGGTCAACCTATCCTTAACCTTAGCGTCAGGACTACCTTTTGGTGTACCGAATAGTGAGGTTTATAGAAATCAATTCAATTTATTGGCATATAAGCGATTAGATATTGGATTCGCCTTTAGAATCTATGACTCTGAAAAAAAGAAAAAGCCAAAATCAATGATTAAAAACATATGGGCTACCCTGGACGTATTTAATGCGGTGGATTTCTTTAACCAAGTCTCTATGAATTGGATACAGGATTATACTGGAAATCAATTTGCTGTGCCTAATTACCTCACAGGTCGACGATTCAATGGTCGTATCATGGTGAAATTTTAG